In the genome of Myxococcus stipitatus, one region contains:
- the cglB gene encoding adventurous gliding motility lipoprotein CglB, producing the protein MRAKLPLLSALVLGALSGVVATGCQSYDFEPVEPLAIAQTTVEETITALASKPNVMMLVDVSGSMTLPVNPSLPSCKVPDGSGGTANCGGELPCPTATCPTRWTELQAAVPGFLTKTGQYVRFGLTTYPESKSDSGAEACNASTSLSIRKDLPTAEDDASLRAHANSITELIQGIPNAGTGRPLGGTPTSGSLRFLGNQPSMQDEDRKRFVILLTDGLPNCNVNNEFSGKDNPAQCKCTIAGNLCASSTTYERRGCLDTNASVAAVSELKARGVTTIVIGFGAETASGDGPAVLQAMAAAGGFARSCTDDPTACGPNDTCNRVTGLCGRSFYQAANQAELSAALELISKDFINPEPCLIRLKGPQLPSDPKLIVVYVEGERTVASDATWELTPDGVRFNGATCDRIKNSRPEAPVNIEIRAIRLR; encoded by the coding sequence ATGCGCGCCAAGTTGCCCCTCCTGAGCGCTCTTGTTCTCGGCGCCCTCTCGGGTGTCGTCGCCACGGGTTGTCAGTCCTACGACTTCGAACCGGTGGAGCCGCTCGCCATCGCGCAGACGACCGTCGAGGAGACCATCACCGCTCTCGCGAGCAAGCCCAACGTCATGATGTTGGTGGACGTCTCGGGCTCGATGACCCTCCCGGTGAACCCCTCGCTTCCGTCGTGCAAGGTTCCGGATGGGTCCGGCGGAACGGCGAACTGTGGTGGTGAGCTGCCGTGCCCCACGGCGACGTGCCCCACGCGCTGGACGGAGCTTCAGGCTGCGGTCCCCGGGTTCCTCACGAAGACGGGCCAGTACGTCCGCTTCGGTCTCACGACCTACCCTGAGTCGAAGAGCGATTCCGGCGCCGAGGCCTGCAACGCCTCCACGTCGCTGTCGATTCGCAAGGACCTGCCGACGGCGGAGGACGACGCCTCGCTGCGGGCGCACGCCAACAGCATCACGGAGCTCATCCAGGGCATTCCCAACGCGGGAACCGGGCGGCCCTTGGGTGGTACTCCGACGAGCGGAAGTCTCCGCTTCCTGGGGAACCAGCCGAGCATGCAGGACGAGGACCGCAAGCGGTTCGTCATCCTCCTGACGGACGGTCTGCCCAACTGCAATGTGAACAACGAGTTCTCCGGCAAGGACAACCCGGCTCAGTGCAAGTGCACCATCGCGGGCAACCTCTGCGCGTCGAGCACCACGTATGAGCGCCGAGGCTGCCTCGATACGAACGCCTCCGTGGCGGCGGTGAGCGAGCTGAAGGCCAGGGGCGTCACGACCATCGTCATCGGCTTCGGCGCGGAGACGGCGTCGGGCGATGGCCCGGCGGTTCTCCAGGCGATGGCCGCGGCGGGTGGTTTTGCTCGGTCGTGCACGGATGACCCGACCGCCTGTGGCCCCAACGACACGTGCAACCGGGTGACGGGCCTCTGCGGTCGCAGCTTCTATCAGGCGGCCAACCAGGCGGAGCTTTCCGCCGCCCTGGAGCTCATCAGCAAGGACTTCATCAACCCGGAGCCCTGCCTGATTCGCCTGAAGGGGCCGCAGCTTCCGTCGGACCCCAAGCTCATCGTCGTGTACGTCGAGGGTGAGCGCACGGTGGCCAGCGATGCGACCTGGGAGCTGACGCCGGACGGAGTGCGCTTCAACGGCGCGACGTGTGACCGGATCAAGAACTCGCGCCCGGAAGCACCGGTCAACATCGAGATTCGCGCCATCCGGCTGCGCTAG
- a CDS encoding HAD family hydrolase, with protein sequence MGAMRPTVLLFDIDGTLITTGGAGRRAMDLAFEQLHGRRDACDSFHMSGMTDRAIVRKALRIIGVEDSEAAIDAGIAAYLAHLTEEVRKVDEQRYIVFPGIREAVIEARKRDGFAVGLGTGNIRAGARVKLERVAIHDQFSFGGFGCDHENRVELIRRGAEAGAATLGVPREECRVVIIGDTPMDVAAALGIGAECIGVGTGTYKAEALLEAGAHAAFPDFTHPEALPTLLGGR encoded by the coding sequence ATGGGGGCCATGCGCCCCACGGTCCTCCTGTTCGATATCGATGGCACCCTCATCACCACTGGCGGCGCGGGCCGCCGCGCCATGGACCTGGCCTTCGAGCAGCTCCACGGCCGCCGTGATGCCTGCGACTCCTTCCACATGTCGGGGATGACGGACCGGGCCATCGTCCGCAAGGCCCTCCGCATCATCGGCGTCGAGGACTCGGAAGCAGCCATCGACGCGGGCATCGCCGCCTACCTCGCGCACCTCACCGAAGAAGTCCGCAAGGTCGACGAGCAGCGCTACATCGTCTTCCCGGGCATTCGCGAGGCCGTCATCGAGGCCCGCAAGCGCGACGGCTTCGCCGTGGGCCTGGGCACCGGCAACATTCGCGCGGGAGCTCGCGTGAAGCTCGAGCGCGTGGCCATCCATGACCAGTTCTCCTTCGGCGGCTTCGGGTGCGACCACGAGAACCGCGTGGAGCTGATTCGCCGAGGCGCCGAGGCTGGCGCGGCGACCCTGGGAGTCCCTCGCGAGGAGTGCCGCGTGGTCATCATCGGCGACACACCCATGGATGTGGCCGCGGCCCTGGGCATTGGCGCGGAGTGCATCGGCGTGGGAACCGGCACCTACAAGGCCGAGGCCCTGCTGGAGGCCGGCGCACACGCCGCATTCCCGGACTTCACTCACCCCGAGGCCCTTCCGACCTTGCTCGGCGGACGCTGA
- the hrpB gene encoding ATP-dependent helicase HrpB: protein MADVALPIDPLLPEIVSTLRGSRSLVLEAPPGAGKTTRVPRALLEAGLGEGKEIVVLQPRRLPTRLAAQRVSEEIGEHVGESVGYQVRFEDVRSAKTRLSFVTEGVLGRRLLSDPTLRDVGIVVLDEFHERHLSADISLALLRRLQETRRPDLKLVVMSATLEAEPVRAYLGGCPSLRSQGRRFDVSVEYLPTPDERHLDQQVLSGIKRLFAQGMDGDVLVFLPGAGEIRRTRDACAEFAERHGTDVLPLHGDLSPAEQDRAVRRSSRRKIILSTNVAETSVTIDGVAVVIDTGLARVASHSPWSGLPTLKLSKVSRASAIQRAGRAGRTRAGHCLRLYTQHDFDGRPDQEAPEIRRMDMAETVLSLRASGVTDLGAFPFFEPPPAASLDAAETLLRRLGAVDAQGRVTQVGQRLLRFPVHPRQARVIVEGEQRGVGADAATLAALMGERDIRREARANLGSGGRAAAVVSGPSDLLELLERFREAERSGFSSGRLNSLSLEQGAVQSVDRVQKQLRRAVRNQGEQPQRAEDREQALMLSALAGYPDRVARRRRPRAPELLLFGGGTASLSEMSVVQDADLMVAVDAEERPGRGAVVRLASAVEPEWLLDLYPETLEEVDTLQWNAEARRVERLTRLSYGNLVLEETRTPAPASEQTARVLVEAALAAGPGRFADPDALEQWRTRVALLAQAFPEAKFPTVDDAFLRDALASLCSDARSFKDLEGVSLLDALYARLTSEQQRLLAAHAPERVTLPGGRGVKVNYEPGKPPWVESRLQDFFGMAQGPSVCAGRVPLVLHLLAPNMRAVQVTTDLAGFWERHYPALRKELGRKYPRHSWPEDPRHAQPPAPRPPRR from the coding sequence ATGGCGGACGTCGCCCTTCCCATCGACCCTCTCCTCCCGGAAATCGTCTCCACCCTGCGAGGCTCTCGCTCGCTCGTGCTGGAGGCGCCTCCTGGTGCGGGAAAGACCACGCGTGTCCCTCGCGCGCTCCTCGAAGCCGGGCTCGGCGAAGGCAAGGAGATCGTCGTCCTCCAGCCACGTCGACTCCCGACCCGGCTCGCCGCGCAGCGCGTCTCCGAGGAGATTGGCGAACACGTCGGCGAATCCGTCGGCTACCAGGTCCGCTTCGAGGACGTCCGCAGCGCGAAGACTCGCCTGTCCTTCGTCACCGAAGGCGTCCTCGGCCGCCGCCTCTTGTCCGACCCGACACTGCGCGACGTGGGCATCGTCGTGCTCGACGAGTTTCACGAGCGCCATCTGTCCGCGGACATCTCACTCGCGCTGCTGCGCCGACTCCAGGAGACGCGGCGCCCCGACCTCAAGCTCGTCGTCATGTCCGCGACCCTGGAGGCCGAACCTGTCCGTGCGTACCTTGGAGGTTGTCCCTCCCTTCGCTCCCAGGGACGCCGTTTCGACGTGAGCGTGGAGTACCTCCCGACTCCCGATGAGCGGCACCTCGACCAACAGGTCCTCTCCGGCATCAAGCGACTGTTCGCCCAGGGCATGGACGGAGACGTGCTCGTCTTCCTCCCGGGCGCCGGTGAGATTCGCCGCACCCGCGACGCCTGCGCCGAGTTCGCCGAGCGCCACGGCACCGACGTCCTCCCCCTCCACGGAGACCTCTCGCCCGCGGAACAGGACCGCGCCGTGCGCAGGAGCTCCCGTCGGAAGATCATCCTCTCCACCAACGTCGCCGAGACCTCCGTCACCATCGACGGCGTCGCCGTGGTCATCGACACGGGGCTGGCTCGCGTGGCCAGCCACTCGCCCTGGTCCGGACTCCCCACCCTCAAGCTGTCCAAGGTCAGCCGGGCCTCCGCCATCCAACGCGCGGGCCGCGCCGGCCGCACGCGCGCGGGCCACTGCCTTCGCCTCTACACCCAGCACGACTTCGACGGACGCCCCGACCAGGAGGCTCCCGAAATCCGCCGCATGGACATGGCGGAGACCGTGCTCTCCCTTCGCGCGTCCGGCGTGACGGACCTCGGTGCCTTTCCATTCTTCGAGCCACCTCCCGCCGCCTCGCTCGACGCGGCGGAGACCCTGTTGCGCCGGCTCGGCGCCGTGGACGCTCAAGGCCGCGTCACCCAGGTCGGCCAGCGACTCCTGCGCTTCCCTGTCCATCCTCGCCAAGCACGCGTCATCGTCGAAGGTGAACAGCGTGGCGTCGGCGCCGATGCGGCCACCCTCGCCGCGCTCATGGGTGAGCGCGACATCCGCCGCGAAGCCCGAGCCAACCTGGGCAGCGGTGGTCGCGCGGCCGCGGTGGTCAGTGGCCCCTCGGACCTGCTCGAGCTGCTGGAGCGCTTCCGCGAAGCCGAACGCTCGGGGTTCTCCTCCGGCCGACTGAACTCCCTCTCGCTCGAACAGGGCGCCGTGCAGTCCGTGGACCGCGTGCAGAAGCAGCTGCGGCGCGCAGTCCGCAATCAAGGCGAACAACCCCAGCGCGCCGAAGACCGCGAGCAGGCCCTCATGCTCAGCGCCCTCGCGGGCTATCCGGACCGCGTTGCCCGGCGACGTCGGCCTCGGGCTCCCGAGCTGCTGCTGTTCGGCGGCGGCACCGCCTCCCTCTCCGAGATGAGCGTGGTGCAGGACGCGGACCTCATGGTCGCCGTCGATGCCGAGGAACGCCCGGGACGCGGCGCCGTGGTGCGACTGGCCAGCGCCGTGGAGCCCGAGTGGCTCCTTGACCTCTACCCCGAGACGCTCGAGGAAGTAGACACCCTCCAGTGGAACGCCGAGGCACGCCGCGTGGAGCGCCTCACTCGGCTCTCGTACGGCAACCTCGTCCTCGAAGAGACGCGCACCCCCGCCCCTGCTTCGGAGCAGACCGCGCGGGTGCTCGTCGAGGCCGCGCTCGCCGCGGGACCAGGCCGCTTCGCCGACCCCGATGCACTCGAACAGTGGCGCACGCGCGTGGCCCTGCTCGCCCAGGCCTTCCCCGAGGCGAAGTTCCCCACTGTGGATGACGCGTTCCTGCGGGATGCCCTCGCGTCGCTGTGCTCGGACGCGCGCAGCTTCAAGGACCTCGAGGGCGTGTCCCTCCTCGACGCGCTCTACGCGCGGCTGACGTCCGAGCAACAGCGCCTGCTCGCGGCGCACGCCCCCGAGCGCGTGACGCTGCCCGGAGGCCGCGGCGTCAAGGTGAACTACGAACCGGGCAAGCCCCCCTGGGTAGAGTCACGCCTCCAGGATTTCTTCGGGATGGCCCAGGGCCCCAGCGTGTGCGCGGGCCGCGTGCCGCTCGTGCTTCACCTGCTGGCGCCCAACATGCGCGCCGTTCAGGTGACAACAGACCTGGCGGGATTCTGGGAGCGCCATTACCCCGCGCTCCGCAAGGAACTGGGCCGCAAGTACCCGCGTCACTCCTGGCCGGAGGACCCCAGGCATGCCCAGCCGCCAGCACCGCGTCCGCCGCGGCGCTGA
- a CDS encoding HEAT repeat domain-containing protein — protein MAAPLPSTPGDLRAQVLALLDAAQGPIREEQWRRLGTQAVPILTAVATDNAGAPSRRSRALASLALVDPTQGAHSIQEVLDDTHAPADVRVSAAQALAQCMGVEAIGLLAPRLADREDPVREAVALTLGRLGGQQARQVLEERLPVEERPLVREALQRGLTLAEP, from the coding sequence GTGGCGGCCCCCCTTCCCTCGACTCCTGGCGACCTTCGCGCCCAGGTGCTGGCCCTTCTCGATGCGGCCCAGGGGCCCATCCGCGAGGAGCAGTGGCGGCGCCTTGGCACTCAAGCCGTGCCCATCCTGACCGCGGTCGCGACGGACAACGCTGGCGCCCCGTCACGGCGCTCTCGGGCCCTTGCCTCATTGGCCCTGGTCGACCCGACACAAGGGGCCCACTCCATCCAGGAAGTCCTCGACGACACACATGCCCCCGCCGACGTTCGAGTCAGCGCCGCCCAGGCACTCGCGCAGTGCATGGGGGTCGAGGCCATTGGACTCCTCGCCCCCCGCCTCGCGGACCGTGAAGACCCGGTGCGCGAAGCCGTGGCCCTGACGCTCGGGCGGCTGGGAGGGCAGCAGGCCCGGCAGGTCCTCGAGGAGCGACTCCCCGTCGAGGAACGCCCCCTCGTGCGCGAGGCCCTCCAACGAGGACTCACCCTTGCCGAGCCCTGA